The Planctomycetota bacterium sequence CCGCCCGGCGAATGAGCACCGGCTATGTCCAAGTCGACGACCGCTGGCCGACGGGCCGGGCGCTGGTGCAAGTGAAACAGGGCGAGCCGGTGTTCGAGATCGTGGCCGACGTGGCTTGGGACTGGCTGGCGTTCGATCCACCGGCCGAACGCGTGGCCTCGCTGTGTAGCGCCGTCTGTTTTGGCACGTTGGGGCAACGCTGCGAGCCGGCCCGGCAAGCGGTGCAACAATTCGTCGAGCAGGCCCCCCAGGCGTTGCGACTGTTCGATGTGAATCTGCGCCAGCAATACTTCAGCGCCGCCGTCGTGCGACGCAGCGCCGAGTTGGCCAACGTGCTGAAGGTGAACCAGCACGAGTTGCCGGTCATCGTCGAGTTGCTCGAACTTGCCACCCCCGATACGTCGACCGGGGCGATGGCCCAGGCCTTGCGTGAAAAGTTCAATCTGAACGCGGTCGTCCTCACGCGCGGCGCGGCCGGGACCGTGGCCTTTACGGCCGACGGGGCGACCGAAGGCGCGCCGGTCAGCTATCCGCGCCATCCGCAAGCCGACAGCGTGGGTGCCGGCGACGCCTGCTCGGCGGGGTTGCTCGTCGGGCTCTTGCTGACCGGGTCGTGGAGTGCCAGCGTCGAGCTGGCCAATCACACCGGCGCGTTCGTGGCCTCGATGCCCGGCGCGACGCCGACCTTGCCGCCAGCGATTCTCGATCGCGTGACGGCGCTGGCACGCAGTCCATAGCTCCTCGTCGCGCGATGAGGTCCAGCGACACGCTATCATTTTTCGCGCCCTAGTCGATTTGGGGCGCACTACGGTACACTCGGGCGCGGGGCTGCTTGTCGTGCGCCGCCGCTCGCCGCGTCATTTTGTCGCCCCCGCTGCGAACTCACGGTGCTCGATGGAACACGTCAGCCACGAATTTCTCTTTAACCTGGCAATGGTGCTGGGCGTGGCGGCGCTCACCACCGTCTTGTTCCAGGCGCTCCATCAACCGGTCGTGCTCGGCTATCTGCTGGCCGGGCTGATCGTTGGGCCCCACACGCCCATTCCGCTGGTGGCCGACGAGAAAACGATTCACACGCTGTCCGAGTTGGGCGTGATCTTGCTGATGTTCTCGCTGGGGCTCGAGTTCAGCCTCAGTCGTTTGTTCCAGGTGCTCGGCACGGCCGGCCTCGTGGCGGTCATCCAGTGCAGCTTGATGATCTGGCTCGGCTACATCGTGGGACAGATGTTCGGCTGGACCGCGATGGAAAGTTTTTTCACCGGCGCGCTACTTGCCATCAGCAGCACCACGATCATCGTCAAAGCCTTCGATGAATACGGCCAAGCGTCCAAACGGCTGGTCGAACTGGTGTTCGGCGTGCTGATTGTCGAAGACCTGATCGCGATTCTACTCTTGGCCATGCTGACGGCCAGCGCCTCGGGCGCGAAAATGTCGGCTGATGAAGTCGTCTGGACGGTGGCTCGGCTGGTGGCGTTTCTGGTGGCGCTGGTCGGCGTGGGGCTGCTGATCGTCCCCCGGGCCTTTCGCCAGATTGCCGCCCTGCGCCGGCCCGAGACAATGCTCGTGGCCAGCGTCGGCTTCTGCTTCACCATCGCGCTGTTGGCCCAGTGGGCCGGCTACTCGGTCGCGCTTGGCGCGTTCCTGGCTGGGGCGCTGGTGGCCGAGTCGGGCCGGGCGCACGAGATCGAGCACCTGGTCCGTCCGGTGCGCGATATGTTCGCCGCTATCTTCTTCGTGGCCGTGGGCATGTTGTTGGACCCGGCGTTGATCGCCGCCCACTGGCTGGCCGTCGTTGTGCTAACGGTGGTTGTGGTGCTGGGCAAGTTTATCGGCGTGGCCGTCGGCGCGTTCCTGACCGGCTACAGCATTCGCACCTCGGTCCAGGCGGGCATGAGCCTGGCGCAAATCGGCGAGTTCTCGTTCATCATCGCCGGCGTCGGACTGGCGCTCGGCGCGACCGACACTTTTCTTTATCCAGTGGCGGTCGCGGTATCGGCGATCACGACGTTACTGACTCCCTGGTTGATCCGCGCCTCGACACCGGTGGCCGAGTTTATCGACCGGCGCTTGCCCAAGCCGTTGCAGACGTTTGCCGCGCTGTACGGTTCGTGGCTCGAACAGTTTCGCGCCACGCCGCACGAGCCCAGCATGTGGCAACGGCTAAGGCGGTTGATCGGGCTGCTATTGATCGACGCCGGCTTGTTGGGCGGGGTGCTCATCGGCAGCGCCCTGGCCATGCAACACTCCCAGGCATGGATTCAAGATCGCTTTGCCGCGCCGGACTACGTGGCGCGAATCGTGGTCATCGTCACCTGCATCCTGGTGTCAGCCCCCTTTTGCTTTGGCATCGCCCGCTGCGCCCAGTCGCTGGGGAAGTTGCTGGCGACCGAGGCACTGCCGGCCGCGGCGGCGGGCAAACTGGACCTGGCGGCCGCGCCGCGCCAAGCGCTGGTGCTGACGTTTCAACTGGCGATTGTGCTGCTGGTCGGCGTGCCGCTGGTGGCGGTGACCCAGCCGTTCCTGCCGCCGTTCGGCGGGGCGGCCCTGTTGGCCGCGGTGCTGTGCGTCATGATCCTCGGCTTCCTGCGTTCGGCCGCTCAATTCCAGGGGCACGTTCGCGCCGGCTCGCAGATGATCGCCGAGTTTCTCTCGCAACACGCGCCAGCTTCAACCGACGGCGCCAAGGACGACGCGCTGGCCACGCTCGATCGCTTGCTGCCCGGCATGGGCACGCCGACGGCAGTGCGACTGGAAGCAGGAAGCCCGGCGGTGGGGAAATCGCTGCGGCAACTTAACCTCCGCGGCTTGACCGCGGCCACGGTGCTGGCCATCGCGCGCGGCAACGAAGGCATCCTGCCCACCGGCAAGGAAGAGCTGATGGAAGGAGACGTGCTAGCGCTGGCCGGCACGCACGAATCGATCGCGGCGGCGCGGCAACTACTGCTACCGAGCGCGGCCACAGCGAGCTAGTGCAGTTGTTTGCTCGCGGCGGTTTCACTACGCTTGTGGCTTCTGAATAAGCCCGAATGACGAAACCACAATGACGAAGGAACTGTCTTTACACCTCTCCCTTTCAGGGAGAGGTCCCGAACGAAGTGAGCGGGTGAGGGTAAACGCGTTGCCGGCCGAACAGCATTGCGCCAAGCTTCATTGCCGTGAGCGCGAAGTCTTTCGGCCCTGAACGCTTTTACCCTCCCCCAGCCCCTCCCTGACAGGGAGGGGTGTTTGCCGTTGATGGCGTTGGCGTTTTTCCTTCGTCATTCTGGTTTCGTCATTCGGATTTATCTCGCACGCTCCCACTCAATCACGTAGCGAACCACTGTCAATGACAAACGCCCTCACGAGCGCTCCAAACAAGATTCTGCCCGCCTTGGTCACGCCGCTGTCCCCCTCGGGCAGGTTGGACCTGGCCAGCACCGAGCGGCTGATCGATCACTTGTACGCGCAAGGGGTCGGCGGGCTGTACGTCGGCGGCGGGACCGGCGAGGGGATTTATCTCGATGCCGAGCTGCGCCGCGTGCTGGTCGAGATGGCCGTCGGCATGTCGCGCGGCCGCGGACAAGTGATCGTTCACGTCGGCGCGGTCGAAGGATCGCTGGCTTATGACATGGCCTTGCATGCCGCGGGAGCCGGAGCCGACGCCGTGGCTAGCATCCCACCGTTCGCCGGTGGTTTTAGCTGGGACGAGATTTACGGCTATTACCGCACGCTCTGCGAGCTGAGCCCGATCCCGGTCATTGGGTATTACATTCCCAGCTTGACGGGCATGCCGTTGTCGATCGATCGGCTGGCCCAGTTGGCCGAGCTACCCAACCTGGCCGGCTTCAAGGTGACCGACAGCAATCTGTACATCACCGAGCGGCTGCTCTCGCGCTTGCGCCCCGACCAGTTGATCTACAACGGGCCTGACGAGCTGCTGTCGCTGGGGCTGATGCTCGGCGCGCACGGCGGCATTGGGACGACGTACAACTTCATGCCGAAGCTGATTCTGCAGATCGCGGCCCTGTCGGCGGCCGGCCAGCACGCCGAGGCCGTGGCCGTGCAGAAGCAAGTAAACCGCGTGATCGAAATCCTGCTCACCTGTCAGTTCGTGGCGGCGACGAAGCAGATTTTGGTCTGGCAGGGCTTGCTGCAGCACGCAGCCTGCGCCGCCCCCCGCGCGTCGCTTACGGCCGAGCAGCAAGCCGAGCTGCGCCGCAAGCTGGATCAATCCCCCATCGCCGACACGCTGGTGAAATAGCCTCTTTTAGGATTCACCACGGAGGCACAGAGCGAAGTTTGGAAGGAGAGGAACTCCGTCAAACTCTTTTCTTATTCGGCCAGGTGTTCCTGCCAGTTCTGTGCTGTGTGAAACACGTGCAGAATGTTTACGTGCTGCTCATCGACACGATAGGCCACGACGTGGCCGTGCCCCTTCGCTTTACGGCGGACGATGATGTACCGCAAATCGGGCCGGCCGGCAACCGGCCGTCCCCGGTTGTACGCTTCGCCTAGAACGTCAATGGCCCGCTCGAGCAAGGCAACATAGACGTCCGCATGGGCCAAGCCATAGCGTTCGACGTTCCATCGCCAAATACCATGAAGCTCGTTGAGTGCCGTTGGCGAGCGGACGACACTTAGCGGGGGTTTTGGCGTAGCCATTCTTCCCTGCGTTTGGCGAGTTCCGCCTTAGCCTGCTCTGACGTCAGCCCCAGTCCAGCGTCAATCTCGGCGATGGCACAGTCGATATGAGCCAGCCGCTCGGGCGTAAAGAGATGGTCGAGGTTCTCGGTTTCTTCAAAGCCATGCTGCAACAGTTCAGTCACGTATTCATCAACGGATGAAAAGCCGGCTTCGGACGCCCGGCGTTGCGCCTCCTGGTAAACCTGCTCGTTGAGCTGAATCTGGTGCATGGCTCACGCCTCCCAAGGGTGTCTCACTTCATGCTACGGTGTCCGTTGGGATTCATCAACGTTGAGTCGGCATCTCCCTGATTGCCTCCTCGTCTTTTCCGTGTCCTCTGTGTCTCTGTGGTGAAATTAAAAAGCCCAGGGGATGGGACCCCTGGGCTTGTGGTTCTGTCTAATCGCTAATTGCTAGTCGCTAATCGCCAGTACCAATCTACTTCCGTGCCGGTTTCAACTGCCACAGCTCGTTGAAGAAGTCGGCCGCCACGACTTGTCCCGGGGCTTGCGACGTGATGCCGCCCGCGATGTTCAGCACCGCCCAGTCGGGTAGCTTCGGCACTTGCCGCGCGTTGTTCAGGTAATCGTACTCGCGGTAGGTGAAGCCGCTGTTCAGCACGACGTAGCGCTGCGGATTCAGCGGGTTCGGATA is a genomic window containing:
- a CDS encoding carbohydrate kinase, with amino-acid sequence MATSRASQTNNASTGPLVVGLGESLFDCFDDRQVLGGAPLNAAVCAHQLLAPVNGQGVCVTRVGNDDLGRQVAAELTARRMSTGYVQVDDRWPTGRALVQVKQGEPVFEIVADVAWDWLAFDPPAERVASLCSAVCFGTLGQRCEPARQAVQQFVEQAPQALRLFDVNLRQQYFSAAVVRRSAELANVLKVNQHELPVIVELLELATPDTSTGAMAQALREKFNLNAVVLTRGAAGTVAFTADGATEGAPVSYPRHPQADSVGAGDACSAGLLVGLLLTGSWSASVELANHTGAFVASMPGATPTLPPAILDRVTALARSP
- a CDS encoding cation:proton antiporter encodes the protein MEHVSHEFLFNLAMVLGVAALTTVLFQALHQPVVLGYLLAGLIVGPHTPIPLVADEKTIHTLSELGVILLMFSLGLEFSLSRLFQVLGTAGLVAVIQCSLMIWLGYIVGQMFGWTAMESFFTGALLAISSTTIIVKAFDEYGQASKRLVELVFGVLIVEDLIAILLLAMLTASASGAKMSADEVVWTVARLVAFLVALVGVGLLIVPRAFRQIAALRRPETMLVASVGFCFTIALLAQWAGYSVALGAFLAGALVAESGRAHEIEHLVRPVRDMFAAIFFVAVGMLLDPALIAAHWLAVVVLTVVVVLGKFIGVAVGAFLTGYSIRTSVQAGMSLAQIGEFSFIIAGVGLALGATDTFLYPVAVAVSAITTLLTPWLIRASTPVAEFIDRRLPKPLQTFAALYGSWLEQFRATPHEPSMWQRLRRLIGLLLIDAGLLGGVLIGSALAMQHSQAWIQDRFAAPDYVARIVVIVTCILVSAPFCFGIARCAQSLGKLLATEALPAAAAGKLDLAAAPRQALVLTFQLAIVLLVGVPLVAVTQPFLPPFGGAALLAAVLCVMILGFLRSAAQFQGHVRAGSQMIAEFLSQHAPASTDGAKDDALATLDRLLPGMGTPTAVRLEAGSPAVGKSLRQLNLRGLTAATVLAIARGNEGILPTGKEELMEGDVLALAGTHESIAAARQLLLPSAATAS
- a CDS encoding dihydrodipicolinate synthase family protein translates to MTNALTSAPNKILPALVTPLSPSGRLDLASTERLIDHLYAQGVGGLYVGGGTGEGIYLDAELRRVLVEMAVGMSRGRGQVIVHVGAVEGSLAYDMALHAAGAGADAVASIPPFAGGFSWDEIYGYYRTLCELSPIPVIGYYIPSLTGMPLSIDRLAQLAELPNLAGFKVTDSNLYITERLLSRLRPDQLIYNGPDELLSLGLMLGAHGGIGTTYNFMPKLILQIAALSAAGQHAEAVAVQKQVNRVIEILLTCQFVAATKQILVWQGLLQHAACAAPRASLTAEQQAELRRKLDQSPIADTLVK
- a CDS encoding type II toxin-antitoxin system RelE/ParE family toxin, which translates into the protein MATPKPPLSVVRSPTALNELHGIWRWNVERYGLAHADVYVALLERAIDVLGEAYNRGRPVAGRPDLRYIIVRRKAKGHGHVVAYRVDEQHVNILHVFHTAQNWQEHLAE